In Panicum virgatum strain AP13 chromosome 5K, P.virgatum_v5, whole genome shotgun sequence, the genomic window ACTTTAGTTGTGAGGctaaaacatcaagatttaccGTTCCTCATTGCTATATTGTATAAATGTGACAAAAATGAACCCTCCGTAATTTCTCAAGCAAAAAGAAAATGTAGAGGGGACAACAAGGGTAGACTGGAACGTTTTGGGAATGTTTGTCTCAAGTCCTCGTATCTGAGAACAAAATTTAGGTCAGTGTCAAGTACTTGAAAAGCAACGGCAGTAAAAATCTTATGCTCAATTTAATTTCCCTTTCATTGAGTGGGACAAATTTATAGGACAAACGCCCACGATGAAGCAAAAGCAAGTCCTAGTTCAAATGTGTTGACATAAATTTAAACTCTTGGTGCCAAACAATCAAGCTGGAAACGGTATTCTAAATTATGAGTTACAggtgaaaaaaattacactaaatGATATCCACTGACTCTGATGCAAGTATGTTTGACCCTACCTTACAGCAACATCATAAAGGAACAATATCAAATGACAGTGAATGGAGCCGTTAGGGTAACAGCCATGAAAATGAAGAAACAATGGGATCAATAACTATGAACAAAGGCTTGTTCCGCGCAAATGGAACGTttaattttctttgatctttgtTATTTTGAATACATTATTACATACCTTCTTGTGAAGGAAAGTAATAATGCAAACATGACAATCTACATAAAGATATTAATATGCTTATTCTATTTTTATCAAAAAGCAAATTTTCTTCACAAACTCATGATATTATATTGATTTTGTCACATTTCCAAACAAATACAAGTTAGCTGATGGCTAGAGATTGTTTTAGTGATCTGAAGTACAGAATACTCACACTGCTTCCACCAATTGCTAGGGCTACAAATGTATATTGCATGCCCAGATAGCGTGTAACTGTGAGATGATCCAATCGCTTCAGACATTTTAAGAACAGAAAGAATTCCTCAACCACGCAAAGGGGTTTTCCTTAATGTATCTAACTTCAAAGCCATCTCTTGTGCCAAACTAATTCTTCCTCCttcacggtcgcgaaaaaactAATTCTTCCTCCTTCAACAAGAGCTTCCTTCAAATTACTAAACAGCTAACCAGGTGGTCTTATTCCTTTGTCCAACATCTCTTGGAAATATATACAAGCTTCTTCAAGCCTGTTCTCAAAGCATAACCCATTGATCAATGCTGAAAACATATGCATACATGGGAGGACACCTTTCTCCTTCATTTGCTTCCACACCTTTAATGCCATATCAACTCTTTCATTATTGCAGAACATGCCAACCATCATTGTATATGTATTGAGCTGAGGCTCACAGCCGTCCGACCCCATCCTCTGGAATACATCATATGCCTCTTCGAATTTCTGCAATTTTATAAGATGATGAAGAATTATATCATAAGTCCGGGAATTGGGTCCAATTTTACACTTTCTCATCTCATCAACCATCTTGAAAGCATGCTGAAACTTTGAGGATCTGCATAAGCTCCAACAACCGCATTGCATGTAGGCACCACCATGGGGAATCCACTTTCCTTATACTGCTCAAAGTACTTCAAAGCTTCATCCAGTCTCTCCTCAGAACCAAGCCCATTGATAAGCATGCAGTACATATGAGGGCTCGGCATACAACCACTTACTTCCATCTCGTGGAACACCTTGACGGTCTCATCACATTTACCAGACTTGCAAAAGGCACTGATCAGCATTCCATACGCCACAACATCAGGCCTAATGCCTGCATCTAGCATTTCTTGGTACACTGTTTTGACCATCAACAGATCTTTCTCATGGCCCCAGCCTTCCATGAGGACTGTGTAGGTCTTCAAATCTGGAATGAACCtgcccttcctcttcatctcctTGTAGATGGCGTGTCCCTTCTTCACTTGTTTGGATTCGCTTAATGTGTCAATCAACCAGTTGTAATCCGATAACTCAGTTTTGAGCCCAAAACTGCTCATCTTCTCGAACGTCTCCACAGCCTCCTTGACCTTCCTCACCCGGGCATACCTCCGGACAATAAGCTTGAATGTGTCAGAGAGCAAGCACCGGCACTGCATGGTCTCCACCAAGCTCACCAGCCTGAACTGCTTGATCTTGCCAAGTTcctcgatcagattgtggaaGCTCTCGGCTGTGTACCAGAAGCCCTCTTGCCTCTCTGCCTACCTGAATAAGGCAAGTGCTAGCATGCCAGCATTGCTTAGGTTTTTTAGCACCTCGGCCACAAGCTCTGGCAACACAGTCACCTGAGCGCATCAAGGGCTGACGCAATCCTCAGTTCTGGCTGCATTGACATGACACGGCAAACCCTCTCAGAAGCCTCTGACACGCCCACGCCCGCACCTGTGCCCGGACCATCTATGGCAGTGTCGCCCGGCACCACTGTGAACCGTGGTGGCTCTGCGCCAGCTTGGTCATCTGCAGAATGCCGAGCCACGCTGCAGAACCCCAAGGCATGTGTTCCGCAGAGAACCTAGTGGGCATGGGCAAACAGCGTGCGGCGAGGCAGTGCTGGTGACgcgggaagcagaggaggcatTTCATCAAACACCCTTGGGGCGTCCGTGGAGAGAGCGCTGGGAGAGCCCCTAGCGGAGTTGCCGGTCAGGCGGGAGGCTGGGTAGGCGAGGCGTCACATCCTCGAAATCGAGGTTCTGGGCGGAGGGTTCGGGGGGAGAATGATTTGCAGTGACGTGAGGGTATGGGAGGGTGGTCACTGGTCAGGACGGGGAGGACAAGGCGACTCGAGCGTGAGACATGCGAGGATGGGTGCGTTGCGTGCGGTAGACAATGAGaccctgtttggcagggctccagtGGCTCCgaccggagccctgccaaacgccCCTTTTGCTGTGGCTCCAGACCAGAATTCATATTTAGAGCCAGTTGCGGCTTCCATATGGGAGGCGGAGCCACCAAAATGTGGCTCCAAGCGGCTCCGCCCCCCTCCGTCCTAGAATGCCCCTGCAGAGGGAGCGAGTGCGGAGGCGAGGCCCGAGCGGCCAGCGCCGGTGGAGGGAGCGCGCGCTCGAGGCGGGGCATGAGCGGCCGACGGCGGTGAAGGAAGCACGCGGCTGAGGCGGCCGTCGGGGTggagaacggcggcggcggaggcgaggccCGAGCGGACAGCGACGGTGGAGGGAGTGTGCGCtcgaggaggccggcggcggcggaggtagcACGCGGCCGAGGCGgtcggtggcggtggaggcaGGGTGCGGCGGAGGTGGGGCTCGAGCGACCAGCAGCGGCGGAGGGAGCGCGCGAGCCGGCGCCCCGTTCGGCGGTAGAACGTGACGCCGCGGTACTGCGAGCTGCGCGACCGCGGCCCGCGCCGGCTCTTCCTGGACGCCGCCGAGGCGCCCGCGGGGCCGGCGGGCGTCGCGCCGTTGGCAGCCGCGGCAGGCGGCGGGGCCGCGGTGGACAGGCGTAGCCAGCCCCcgcgcgggccggcggccgccgccagggccgGGGCCGGGAAGAACCAGCGTGTGACCACGGCGTCCGCGGCCGATTCGTCGTCGGAGTCGTCGGGTCGACGTGCGCGGCCGCGGACGAGGAGGACGCGCTGGAGTCGTCGGCGAACGGGGACGGCGGAGTGGCCTCGGCGGCCGACGAGTCGTTAAGATCCCACATGGCTGCTACTAGCTAGGTGGTAGTGTCCGCGTTTCATGTTGTGCCCTGAGGCGGCGCTCCCTCGACTTGATCTCCTCCTTGCCTCGCACGCGGAGTGGTGGATGTCTGGATGAACAAGAGacacgggccgccgccgccaccgggagGAGAGGAGATAGAGGCGGCAGGGCTGGGCGACGAGCGCCGCGAGGAGATGGGGACGCGGGGGTGCGGCGAATGGACAAGAggagaagaggaaaaaaaaagaggaaaaaaaaagaggaagaaaaagaaaaggagaggagaaaaaaagaaaagaaagaaaagaaaaaaaaagaataagggCAGTTTAGACATTTTATAACCTCAATACAAtggtgaagctgttttgccaaatgtTTTCGAAAACGGCTCCAGCTCTATCAGAGAAGTCGCTCCACCGAATGAGTTAGAGCCGGAACTGTTTTCAGAGGAGCCGGAGCCCCGCCAAATAGGCCCTGAATACACTGGGTGGTCACTGGAGCTCGGTACATAGAGTCATATCCACATCGTCCAAAATTCTATCGAAAATGTTAGGATCCTCCGATCGGACGCCACATCCACCGTCCAAAATAGCCTCCTCATCCGACGGACGAAACGCCCCCCACCTCCTTCCAGAACACCCTCCCGCGCCTCCCTGACCACACGCGGACCTCTCCTCCTGGCCCTATCCATTTCTCCCCGCCGCACCGCACCCACGCCGCCGCACTGCACCCGCGCACGCCTGGTCCTCCCACCGATGCGTCGTCCCCGGCGAGCGAGAAGGGCAGCGGCCACTGGTTCCCCTCATCGGGATGCGGAGAAGCTGGGGAGCGTGCCTCACACCCGCGCTCAACGCGCGCGGGACTCGGCGACACCCCCGCGGCGCTCCTGCTCTCCCCCAGCCGCGCGGCGCTCCTACTCCccaccggcggcgcggagctctgGCGAGAAGGATCCATCTACATTGAGCGGGGTGCAGGGAAGGGGAGCAGCGTCACGCACTCGCGCTAGACGGTCGCGGATCTCCGAGACCTTGGCCCTGGCGTCGGGCGAAGGCGGCGACCCAAGCGAACCAATTCCGGAGAAGATGAACAAGGCCCCCAAGCCTCTGAGTGAGTAATCCTTCACGCCTTCCTTCCATGCCCTGAGATTATGTTGCACCATTtggctagggtttagggttgGCCTTTCGCAGTACTGATGGCATCGAGTCGGTTTAGTTGGTTCTGTAGTAGCTGCTACAAGTAGTAGATCGATCATGAAGCGAGCTTTAATTTTGTGTCTGATCATGTTGCCCCATATGGTTAGTGTTTAGAGTTTAGTTTGATTTTAGGCCTTTTTTAGCATTTTTGTAGCGAATGGCATTGAGTGATTTTTGAGGAGCTGGCTCAGCTGCGTGTTGATTTGGGCCTTTTGGAGAGGAGCTGCCATGGCAGCGGCAGATGCACATGAAGGAGAGGCCTTAGGCCCAAGCAGTCTAGCACTTATGCATGTAGGCAAGATGAATTAGTATGCAAGGCCATGGAGCTGTAGTTGTTGGACCAATTTCTCGCTTCCAGCTTCCTCTTTTTCCGTAGGTTTAGGTTGTTGCCACTGTTGATTTTGGATGTTCAAATTAGTGGTTTCAAATGTTGCAGTTGGTGATTGTGGTTATCATTTTCAGGAGTTTATTTTTATCTCCCCCCCCCTTATGTTGCAATCAATGATTTTGGACTGTAACAACAAACCATCTATGTTTTTTTTGCCATATTCATGTGTGTTGTTGTGCTTACCATTTTCAGGAGTGTATTTATCTTTTCCCCTATATATTCTCATGTTGCAACTGTTGATTTTGGAGTGTAACAACAAACAAGGTTCTAAAAAACACTAGACGCTAGGCGAACGCttgcctatggtttagagttttttgtgattaaacgtagattgaacatgattaaacgtgtgttgtgattaaacgacactgtgattaaacgcaacgcttggccaccgttcagtgtttaatcaagattaaacgacgTTTAAAAACGTTTTTTAGAACACTGACAACAAACCATCTATGCCCTCTCTGCTTAGTATTTATAGACATGTTCCACATAATGTATTTTGTTAGCAGTTTTCAGTTTCGATTTTCCAGGCATTCTTTTTTAGTTTTTGTTTGTGTTTATAATAAAAATCTGAAATGTTATTTTGGTTTCTATTCTGCAGAGGGATTAGGCAACAAAAATGCTGAGGTTGAACACTTCCAGACACAGTTCTCAGTTCACAGGATTCGAGAGCTTGTCCCCACTTTTGTTGATGCTCAAAAGCAGTGGATCAATGAGGCCGGCTTTGGCCTGCTTCTAGCAATGACTGAGTTCTCTGTCCCTGTTAAACTCGTGAGGTGGATGATGAAATATGTGGACCCATTGCTCTGTGAATTCAGACTCCGCATCAAGGTCATTGTCTTCAACCGTGAGCTTGTTCACAATATTCTTGGGCTGGAAAACGGGGATGTTCCCGTCAAGCTATCTGGTGATTGGGACGATGTCAAGAATCTACGTGAAGAATACAAGGAAGGTGAAAGAGCTAAGATCAAGAAATGCATTGAGGTGTTGAAACATAGCAAAGACAAGGATTCATTTATGAGGGCATTTACTCTTCTTGCTATGGGATCTGTCTACTGCCCTGAAACAGGCAATTATGTTAGCTTGAAGTATCTGCATAGCCTAGTGAACTGATTGGGCTGGCCACATTATAGAGATTTTGATGGATGAGGTTAAGAAGTACCAAAAATTCTCTCCCCAGTGGCTGCTTGAGCATGACCACCAGATGGGACCATGTCTCCCTATTCTAGCAGTACGTTTATTTTGCTGCAACATCTACTCATGCGTCCTAGGCGCCTAATCTGTTCTCTTtgtgttttttttgtgttgttCAGCCCCTGTTTTCTTTTCTAATGATGCCTCACTTTTTTTTAAGATTGCTTACATGGATCATCTTAACATACCAACCGATCGAGGAACTCATCAAATAAATTATAACACACCCCACATTTCCAATGTTACAAATGAGGATTTTGAGTTCGTCATGAAGGTTGATAGAAATAGAATGTCATTAGACAATGCATATGGGAGGCTACCAGTAAGTCATTTCTCCTCCTCTTCACTTAGgccttttcctttccttttttttttgtcatctaCTCATAGCTTTTTGCATTTTCAGTTTCGTGATTTCTGCCACACCTTATGCGGCTGCCCCAATCGTGGAGAATCCCGTCACCCCTGATGAGGAAGTGCCCGGCGCAAGCTCTGCAACCTTAGATGATTGGTTGAATCAACCAGGACCAAGTACTCAAGGTTTAAATCAGGTAAACTGTTAGTGTTGCACTCTATTTCTATTATTGTTGcactatatatttttgaatgttgCAGAACCTTTtaaatttacaaaacttttttgcaACATGCATGCCCTAGTGTTGAACTATAAGTTTTCCAGTGTTGCAATAtcatctttttcattttttttatttaccccCTCCTGATATTACTTTTTTTGCTTTTACGCTTTCCAATGTTGCAATGCACACATTTTTATGTTGAATCTCACCTTTTCTAATGTTGCAGCTCCCTCCTGAGTACCAACAGATTGTTGCTGAGTACAACAATCTTGTGGAACAGGATGTTCACGAGCTCGCAGAGGCTGTAGCTGCATCTGTGAAGGACAAAATCAAGGGCATATGGAGACAACGCCGAGCTGAGATGATGACTAAGCTAGGGACGTTAAGCAATCAAAGCAAGGGCCCTTCTGTATCTCTCAACCAAGTTGCTTCAGATCTCCCCCACCAAAGAAGATGGTTCTGCAAAGCCATCCATTATTGCAGATGCAATTACTGACCCAGCTGATAAGGTGATTGAGATTTGCAGCGAAGATAAAGGTAACATGatcttttcaattttttcccCAAATTatgggttttgttttgtttcaaaTAATAGATGTACATGTTCCACATTTAATTTTGATCCAACATCACTAACAGTCCCTTCCAAAATGCACGACCCGAACTTCAATCGACAGATATTGAGTTCAATCCACTGCTTAGCCCTTCCCATCTGAAGATAAGTGAGTACCCGAACTTCTGCAATGACATCCCTTCTTTTGATTTGTTTAAACAAGATGACCCAGAATATGCTGGAATTTGCGGGTCTGAAGCTGGTCAAACTGATGCAAGTGGCGCTCCACactctaccccccccccccaccccccaccagCCCCCATTCCTGGCGCTTTTTCTTTGTTAACTTTTTCTAGGAATGGCTCATTTATAGTCATCATTTTTTTCAGCCTCCATTTCTGATGTTTGACATTTTTCTAACTACTTTTTGGGTAAAGGGGATGCTACCAACATTGAAAATGTTCCGGAAAGCAGCGGTACAAGCACACGAGAGAAGAAAAATAGGAGGAAGAGAGCTGCTGTCAATTCTAACTTTGgcaagaaacccaagaagataAAGCTTGATGAAGAGACTAAGGTGGCCTACTACACATATTTGAGCCGAAAACTATGATTCAAAGAAGCTAGCGGGCCAGCTGATAAAAATGATCAGTGAGCTTTTTGTTTTCCCTTCCTACTTTTTTTTTGCGCCAATGTTCCAGTGGTATTTTTTATATGTTGCACAACTGAATGATAAATGTTGCATAGTTTCACTAAGTTGGATGTTGCATAGACTCATTATGTTCCAGgactattttttgtttgtttcatatgtcaaatatttttttctcagcCCACCATTTGTTCAAATTGCTGGCTTCCATGTCTCATATGATGAGTTCTATGAGTCATTCAAGCAAAGGGGCAAAATTGACAACAATGTGATGTCTTTATGGACCTACCAGTTTAACCTCGATGAAGCTGAAATTCGTAAGGAAGATAACAATGTTGTCAAAAAATATGCTTTTTCCTCTCTCATCACTGTAAGTTTTTAAACTTTTGCTCATCCTTTTTTGTCAACCTTTTTGATCATCTACCTATGCATCTGCAGTGTTCCAAACAATATTTTTGTGTGTTACAGGGGCAGCTTATAGTTGATCCTGCAACTTTCAAAAGTGAAACTTCCAAGAGGGAGCTTACAAGGTTGAACAAAACATGGGGCCTATCAAAAATGGATTTGGTACTGCatttcatctttttttcttctataaGTTCTGAACCTACCTTCTTTTTTCCTGAGATGCATGTGTTCAACTAGTGTTGCTATGTGTGCAGATTTTTTTTCCCCATTGTGAAAGGAGAGCATTGGGTTGTCACATGCATCAACATATTTTTGAAGCAAATCAACTTTTTCAATTCTATAAATGCCTCAACTATTACTCCATGTTATGAGGCTTCCAACAACCTGGTAATTAGTAGTTGCCCTTTTTTCATATCCCATGATatctgttttccttttctagctTTTGCATGTTGCAACCATCATTATTTTGTCCTACTCAGGTTGCAAACTTTTCAAAGGCTGTATTGGAATTGGAAATTTTTAAAGAGGATGTGTCCCAGTTTGAGCCCATCTATCCTACAGACTACCCGCACCAACATACATTGTATGTTTCTTTGCCCATCAACTTATTATTCACACGAAACATGGCTACTTTTTTTCCCTCATGATCACAtcaataatatatatttttaaaaggAATGATTGTGGTGTCTACTCCATGTTGTACATTGAATCCTGGAATGGAAAGAAGATGGATGTTGCATTTTAACTGGtactattttcttttcttttttccgcCTATCATTTTTGACATGTTAGAGCAGTTTTTCATTGGTAACATTTTAATTTTTTGGCCTTTTTTTTCTATTCTCTTGCAGAGCATGATTGGAGACTACCGGAAGTATGCCACAGGAGGATTGTTGTTGTCCCCGATGAATGAAGTCAACACATCAGATTTTGTTGAAAAGAATTGCCTCCATGATTAGTTTGCCAAATGATAGTATTAGCAAGTATATGTTGGGTATTCAGTAGTATATGGCAAATTTTTCATCATTGTTTTTCATATAATATTGAACtccaataattaatttattattaaatatcctaacctatcaaaattatgataaaaaattatgatgtatttttctaacatttgttatgatgtgtactaccatcctgtaaaatttcaacttaaaactccatCTACATAAagagaaatgaaaaagacaaattgtattaggggtaaattgaactaagttatagtttagggggtaaattgaactaagttatagtttagggggtaaattgaactaagttatagtttagggggttatgcGGACTTTGACAATAGTTGAGGGTAGTAATTTTGACCTTTTCCGAGAAAATAAGCAGCTTAATTAGGCATCGAGTTGATTCCAATGGAGATGAGCATCAGGGAGACCATCGAGAGCTTAAAAGAGAAGGGACTTGTTAGTTTTGACTTCAGCAATCTGTGAAAGAAAGCAAAAGCTTGATATTACAAGATCAGTGGTCTGTACCAGACTTTGCGGTTCACATGATTGTATGGTACGCCTAGTAGTATCGTGGCCTGTAACTGTAAGGTGACCTGAAATAAACGAGGCATTCTGTAGTTTTTGGACTTGTTATATTTTTCGTAGGCCAAACAGAGGCATGATATAATGATACTATATGTTCTTTGCTTAGAAAATCCGGTTTGCTCCATGTTGGAAATCAATTTAGACACAATGCGAAGTGACAAAACACTCTGGACAACTGGGACAATTGGTCGATAATTGACCCTGTTTGATTTGTGCTAAGTTACGACTGTAGCaaatttgactattaattaagagtattaaataaagacagtttACAAAATTAATTCCACAAGAGTAAAATACATGGTCAGTCCTCGAACTTGTCTTAAGGTGCCATCTAGATCTctaaactctcaaaatgcattttcagaTCCCTAAACTGGTTCCAAGGTGTCACATAGGTTCCTAATatttgaaaatgcatttttgggtccataaacttgtctCGCGGTGTCATGcaggtccctaaactctcaagatgttatttttaatttaatataaaTATTGTTCTACTTTGAGTTAATAAAAAGTTCTTTTGCTactttaaatttaataaaaaattgctattttaatttttattgaCAATGAGAACAAATTATCTTAATAAACTTATACAAAGCGCATGCAAAATATAAAATAGTTAGTAGAAAATATTCAGAATTAGCATTGATATCTCCATGTTAAATAGGAAAACTATAATATACATTGTTGATATCAATTGATCTAAATTAACTCACGATGTATGATTAATAAGCAGCTATTTTAGAATTAAAATGGTCTTAGTGGTAAGATTTATAAATGAATTGGCTGGAAAAATAGTTTCATAAACAATCCATTTTGAATACAATTAATTAATGGTAATTTTTAGAGATTTGAAAATTCACCTTCAAAGTTTAGGGACCGAAATGATATATTAAGACAAGTTTGAGGGCCTAAAGATAcatcttgagagtttagggactcGAATGACATCTTCGGACAAGTTTAGGgatctaaaaatacattttgagAGTTTAGAGACCTAGATGACACTTTGAGACAAGTTTGAGGACCAGCCATGTATTTTACTCTACCCCTGTGttatttcgcgagacgaattcaataagatctttgaccgcacgattagagaatagttactgtagcattactgtagctaatcatggattaattactgTTATTAGATTCGTTGCGCAAAGTTGCACTCATCTGTGAAAAGTTTTTCAAATAAagttcgtttagtacttcatgcatataaGATTCTCTCATAGCGCTAAATGTGCTAGCGCGAACCAAACAGGACCATATTTCGACTTTAAAATTGTGATATTATTAAGCCAGCAGATTCATGCTTTGAAGGAGACCACAGGTCAAATGTGTGTCCTttctagttttcaaaaaaaaaaaaaaatgtgtgTCCTTTCTGAACCGGTAACTTTGGGCAATCTCCACCATGTCAATCCTTCACTTTATTGAACCATGTTTTGCAATGTCTTTTTCTGGTTGTGGCTATGTGCAGTGTTGATGTTAGGAAATACTATTTTATCAGCCGTTCCGTGTTATCTAGAAACTTGTGCTATTTGGTATATGACGTGATTGTGATGTGAACAATATGGCAATATTGTTTGTCGGAGTTTTTATATGTTAATGATCATGTTATCACGATGACCTTTTGTATTGTTATTTATATGTACTAGTATATACGCACGTGCGGCACACACGTGattaaaaaaatctaattagCTTTCAATTCGAAAATGCATGGAATGACTACTAAAATAATTAAGTGGTTGTGATTTAAAGATATAGGAATAAGGATTTAAATGTTAATAACTCTATACTTGGGAGCTTAGCAGGAGGTTTCGCAAGACACATTGAATAGTGCTCATGAATTGGGAAAAATCTTGGATTAGTTATGCAAAAAGTCTAGGTCTGCACGCACGTGattaaaaaaatctaatta contains:
- the LOC120706974 gene encoding pentatricopeptide repeat-containing protein At1g71060, mitochondrial-like encodes the protein MQCRCLLSDTFKLIVRRYARVRKVKEAVETFEKMSSFGLKTELSDYNWLIDTLSESKQVKKGHAIYKEMKRKGRFIPDLKTYTVLMEGWGHEKDLLMVKTVYQEMLDAGIRPDVVAYGMLISAFCKSGKCDETVKVFHEMEVSGCMPSPHMYCMLINGLGSEERLDEALKYFEQYKESGFPMVVPTCNAVVGAYADPQSFSMLSRWLMR
- the LOC120709808 gene encoding WAS/WASL-interacting protein family member 1-like, which gives rise to MWDLNDSSAAEATPPSPFADDSSASSSSAAAHVDPTTPTTNRPRTPWSHAGSSRPRPWRRPPARAGAGYACPPRPRRLPRLPTARRPPAPRAPRRRPGRAGAGRGRAARSTAASRSTAERGAGSRAPSAAAGRSSPTSAAPCLHRHRPPRPRATSAAAGLLERTLPPPSLSARASPPPPPFSTPTAASAACFLHRRRPLMPRLERALPPPALAARASPPHSLPLQGHSRTEGGGAAWSHILVAPPPIWKPQLALNMNSGLEPQQKGRLAGLRSEPLEPCQTGVARHSADDQAGAEPPRFTVVPGDTAIDGPGTGAGVGVSEASERVCRVMSMQPELRIASALDALR